From a single Nocardioides sp. dk884 genomic region:
- a CDS encoding DUF559 domain-containing protein: MKAERLNTKRPFTRADAVAAGISPRRLGGSRFRRIFRTVYISASVRETRSERVHAALMVHPEGAWISHLTAAAWCGVAVPDTATVHVSVFRAEDRRWQPGLKPHVAPPHTKVEVRRGVRVSSPVRMFVELASMLDLVDLVVAGDSLVRVLGLTADELRTGLKNTRDYWSPTARYAARFVRDAVDSPMESRLRMLIVLAGLPEPTINHILRTADGEMVARFDLSYPSLRIVVEYDGRQHVEIIANWDSDEERREMLDNAEWRILKVRARGIYTEPERTVERIWRLLRQRGAPVPVPGEEWRVHFPGRRPVG; the protein is encoded by the coding sequence ATGAAGGCGGAGCGGCTCAACACGAAGCGCCCGTTCACGCGCGCCGACGCCGTCGCCGCCGGGATCAGCCCCCGCCGCTTGGGCGGGTCGCGGTTCCGGCGCATCTTCCGCACCGTCTACATCTCGGCGTCGGTGCGGGAGACCCGCTCCGAACGTGTCCACGCCGCGTTGATGGTGCACCCCGAGGGCGCCTGGATCAGCCACCTGACGGCGGCAGCCTGGTGCGGCGTCGCGGTCCCGGACACCGCCACCGTGCACGTCAGCGTCTTTCGCGCCGAGGACCGACGGTGGCAGCCCGGCCTGAAGCCGCACGTCGCTCCGCCGCACACGAAGGTCGAGGTACGTCGCGGGGTGCGGGTCTCCTCGCCGGTCCGAATGTTCGTCGAGCTGGCCTCGATGCTCGACCTCGTCGACCTGGTGGTCGCCGGGGACAGCCTGGTGCGCGTGCTCGGCCTGACCGCCGACGAGCTGCGGACCGGGCTCAAGAACACGCGTGACTACTGGTCCCCGACCGCGAGGTACGCCGCGCGCTTCGTCCGCGACGCCGTCGATTCGCCGATGGAGAGCCGGTTGCGGATGCTGATCGTGCTTGCGGGCCTTCCCGAACCGACGATCAACCACATCCTGCGCACCGCGGACGGCGAGATGGTCGCCCGCTTCGACCTCAGCTATCCGTCACTGCGGATCGTGGTGGAGTACGACGGGCGACAGCACGTCGAGATCATCGCGAACTGGGACAGCGACGAGGAGCGGCGCGAGATGCTCGACAACGCCGAGTGGCGGATCTTGAAGGTCCGGGCGCGCGGCATCTACACCGAGCCCGAGCGGACCGTCGAACGCATCTGGCGGCTGCTGCGCCAGCGCGGTGCCCCGGTACCGGTGCCGGGTGAGGAGTGGCGGGTCCACTTCCCCGGCCGGCGGCCCGTGGGCTGA
- a CDS encoding CCA tRNA nucleotidyltransferase — MSDASLPPLNVADVQRSVSAELDRIGPVIDELGRRFAAAGHELALVGGPVRDAMLGRHHHDLDFTTSARPDATEKILKSWGEATWDMGRAFGTIGCRKGEWVVEVTTYRSETYDPSSRKPDVDFGDTLEGDLGRRDFTVNAMAVRIPGRVVEDPYGGVVDLAHRVLRTPGTPEDSFSDDPLRMMRAARFAAQLGFTVAPEVVAAMTAMAERITIISAERVRDELVKLVCAPYPRLGLTLLVDTGIAAHVLPELPALALERDEHHRHKDVYEHTLTVLEQAMELEDRLGGEPDFISRFAALMHDVGKPRTRRFVDDGTVTFHHHDVVGAKITRKRMKALRFSNDEIDAVAHLVELHLRFHGYGTGEWTDSAVRRYVRDAGDQLERLHVLTRADCTTRNKRKAERLRRTYDDLEERIARLSEEEELASIRPNLDGNQIMEILGIGPGRDVGQAYQHLLELRMDRGPLDEPTARAELLAWWQARQQG, encoded by the coding sequence GTGTCCGACGCCTCGCTGCCGCCCCTGAACGTCGCCGACGTGCAGCGCTCGGTGAGCGCCGAGCTCGACCGGATCGGTCCGGTCATCGACGAGCTCGGTCGCCGCTTCGCCGCCGCCGGGCACGAGCTCGCCCTGGTCGGCGGCCCGGTGCGCGACGCGATGCTGGGGCGCCACCACCACGACCTCGACTTCACGACCTCGGCGCGCCCCGACGCCACCGAGAAGATCCTCAAATCCTGGGGCGAGGCCACCTGGGACATGGGGCGGGCCTTCGGCACCATCGGCTGCCGCAAGGGCGAGTGGGTGGTCGAGGTCACGACGTACCGCTCGGAGACCTACGACCCGTCCTCACGCAAGCCCGACGTCGACTTCGGCGACACCCTCGAGGGCGACCTCGGCCGGCGCGACTTCACCGTCAACGCGATGGCGGTGCGGATCCCGGGGCGCGTCGTGGAGGACCCGTACGGCGGCGTGGTCGACCTCGCCCACCGGGTGCTGCGCACGCCGGGCACGCCGGAGGACTCCTTCTCCGACGACCCGCTGCGGATGATGCGCGCGGCGCGGTTCGCCGCCCAGCTCGGCTTCACCGTGGCCCCGGAGGTGGTCGCGGCGATGACCGCGATGGCCGAGCGGATCACGATCATCTCCGCCGAGCGGGTGCGCGACGAGCTGGTCAAGCTGGTGTGCGCGCCGTACCCCCGCCTCGGCCTGACCCTGCTGGTCGACACCGGCATCGCCGCGCACGTGCTGCCCGAGCTGCCGGCGCTGGCGCTGGAGCGCGACGAGCACCACCGCCACAAGGACGTCTACGAGCACACGCTGACGGTGCTCGAGCAGGCGATGGAGCTCGAGGACCGCCTCGGCGGGGAGCCCGACTTCATCTCCCGCTTCGCGGCGCTGATGCACGACGTCGGCAAGCCGCGCACCCGTCGCTTCGTCGACGACGGCACCGTCACCTTCCACCACCACGACGTGGTGGGCGCCAAGATCACCCGCAAGCGGATGAAGGCGCTGCGCTTCTCCAACGACGAGATCGACGCGGTCGCCCACCTCGTCGAGCTGCACCTGCGCTTCCACGGCTACGGCACCGGCGAGTGGACCGACTCCGCCGTACGCCGCTACGTGCGCGACGCCGGCGACCAGCTCGAGCGCCTGCACGTGCTCACCCGCGCCGACTGCACCACCCGCAACAAGCGGAAGGCCGAGCGGCTGCGGCGCACCTACGACGACCTCGAGGAGCGTATCGCCCGCCTCTCCGAGGAGGAGGAGCTGGCCTCGATCCGGCCCAACCTCGACGGCAACCAGATCATGGAGATCCTCGGCATCGGCCCCGGCCGCGACGTCGGCCAGGCCTACCAGCACCTGCTGGAGCTGCGCATGGACCGCGGCCCCCTCGACGAGCCCACCGCCCGCGCCGAGCTGCTGGCGTGGTGGCAGGCGCGGCAGCAGGGCTGA
- a CDS encoding DUF6049 family protein, with translation MVRPRSLLPALVALATLAAPLGTASPAAAMRPDSPVAGSQPVPAPAAPASRSSHARTTADTGSPAISTSLATSGRSSLANAATTAPVRAEDEAPLAISIGSLAPAAVPQRGAVRVTGTVTNLDNVPWSTINLYPFVSGDPLTTREELTGAATTDASAFVGERITDPGPFATIKRLAPGESATYTVRVPRSALPISGDPGVYWFGVHALGESRTSARDGLADGRARTFLPLVRGAKASTPVDTAIVVPLRRQVAHADDGSLADVDGWTSTLAPGGRLRSLVEFGAAAGSRPITWLVDPAVSDAARRLAAGNPARTTGPTLDPDEGDDPDLEDDPEATADPEATLSPAPGGGAGEDDGSGEGDGGDDADEEPAPDPAADAASTWLERLSSALGSGQVLALPYGDLDVSAAAAHDRPVYRQARARSADSLRQLAPDATPVITSPGGYLERGAMRLATKGTTVMIGDRMLGAESDAPGVVSVDKRPVAVFSSATETGGPGPDDPLALVAVRQRLLAEAAVRHLQADLAAPSAQSTTPATPSGADAVSRAGATASGPDPLVVVLPDSWVPAGTTGFFQGLDLPWLRLTTVEDITDDASAEVPEVAERLDYPESVQSRELTATDFGAARALERAGQTLQNLLRRNDRVAGEVTDEALTNLSYASRVHPSAARRRAEASRSWIDTRLRSILIEAPPSVTLSSTSGRFSATVTNNLDEPVTVAIDAIADGPIVIEGPDTVELAPRSRRTVLLTASTERQGVHNVTLVVTDLEGTALGSSDQLPIRAAQFSVVIWVIIGVGLALFVGAVAVRVVRTVRTRRRAAEQDAGPEANADTTDTAPDSQETPA, from the coding sequence ATGGTCCGCCCCCGGTCGCTGCTGCCTGCCCTCGTGGCGCTCGCGACCCTCGCGGCACCGCTGGGCACCGCCTCCCCGGCCGCAGCGATGCGCCCCGACTCCCCGGTCGCGGGGTCCCAGCCGGTGCCGGCACCCGCCGCACCGGCCAGCCGCTCCAGCCACGCCCGCACCACCGCGGACACCGGTTCGCCGGCGATCTCGACCTCCCTGGCCACCTCCGGGCGCAGCAGCCTCGCGAACGCCGCCACCACCGCTCCCGTGCGTGCCGAGGACGAGGCCCCGCTCGCGATCAGCATCGGCTCGCTCGCCCCCGCGGCGGTCCCCCAGCGCGGTGCGGTGCGGGTCACCGGCACGGTCACCAACCTCGACAACGTGCCGTGGTCGACGATCAACCTCTACCCGTTCGTCTCCGGCGACCCGTTGACCACCCGCGAGGAGCTGACCGGGGCCGCCACCACCGACGCGTCCGCGTTCGTCGGCGAGCGGATCACCGATCCGGGACCGTTCGCGACGATCAAGCGCCTGGCGCCCGGCGAGAGCGCGACGTACACCGTCCGAGTGCCGCGCAGCGCACTCCCGATCAGCGGCGACCCGGGCGTGTACTGGTTCGGCGTCCACGCGCTCGGCGAGTCCAGGACCTCCGCACGCGACGGGCTCGCCGACGGCCGTGCCCGCACCTTCTTGCCGTTGGTCCGCGGCGCCAAGGCCAGCACCCCCGTCGACACCGCGATCGTGGTGCCGCTGCGCCGCCAGGTCGCCCACGCGGACGACGGCTCGCTGGCCGACGTCGACGGCTGGACCAGCACCCTCGCCCCCGGCGGCCGGCTGCGCAGCCTGGTGGAGTTCGGGGCCGCGGCCGGCTCCCGGCCGATCACCTGGCTGGTCGACCCGGCCGTGAGCGACGCCGCACGCCGCCTGGCGGCGGGCAACCCCGCGCGCACCACCGGCCCCACCCTGGACCCCGACGAGGGCGACGACCCCGACCTCGAGGACGACCCCGAGGCCACGGCGGACCCCGAGGCCACGCTGAGCCCCGCCCCCGGCGGCGGGGCCGGTGAGGACGACGGCTCCGGCGAAGGCGACGGCGGGGACGACGCCGACGAGGAGCCGGCCCCGGACCCGGCCGCGGACGCCGCCTCCACCTGGCTCGAGCGCCTCTCCAGCGCACTGGGCTCCGGCCAGGTCCTCGCCCTGCCGTACGGCGACCTGGACGTCTCCGCGGCCGCCGCCCACGACCGGCCGGTCTACCGCCAGGCCCGCGCGCGCTCCGCCGACTCACTGCGCCAGCTCGCCCCGGACGCCACCCCGGTGATCACCTCCCCGGGCGGCTACCTCGAGCGGGGCGCGATGCGGCTGGCGACCAAGGGCACCACGGTGATGATCGGTGACCGGATGCTCGGCGCGGAGTCCGACGCGCCGGGTGTGGTCTCCGTGGACAAGCGCCCGGTGGCGGTCTTCTCCAGCGCCACCGAGACCGGCGGGCCCGGCCCCGACGACCCGCTGGCCCTGGTCGCGGTGCGCCAGCGGCTGCTCGCCGAGGCCGCGGTGCGCCACCTGCAGGCCGACCTGGCGGCGCCGTCCGCCCAGTCCACCACCCCAGCCACCCCCTCTGGTGCCGACGCGGTGAGCCGCGCTGGGGCGACCGCGAGCGGTCCGGACCCCCTCGTCGTGGTGCTCCCCGACAGCTGGGTGCCGGCCGGCACCACCGGCTTCTTCCAGGGCCTCGACCTGCCCTGGCTGCGGCTCACCACCGTCGAGGACATCACCGACGACGCAAGCGCCGAGGTCCCTGAGGTCGCCGAGCGGCTCGACTACCCCGAGAGCGTGCAGTCGCGCGAGCTCACCGCCACCGACTTCGGCGCCGCCCGCGCCCTCGAGCGGGCCGGGCAGACGCTGCAGAACCTGCTGCGCCGCAACGACCGGGTCGCCGGCGAGGTGACCGACGAGGCGCTGACCAACCTCTCCTACGCCAGCCGCGTGCACCCGAGCGCGGCGCGCCGCCGCGCCGAGGCGTCCCGGTCCTGGATCGACACCCGGCTGCGGAGCATCCTCATCGAGGCACCGCCCTCGGTGACCCTGTCCAGCACCAGCGGCCGCTTCTCGGCGACCGTGACCAACAACCTCGACGAGCCGGTCACCGTCGCCATCGACGCGATCGCCGACGGCCCCATCGTCATCGAGGGCCCCGACACCGTCGAGCTGGCCCCCCGCAGCCGGCGTACCGTCCTGCTCACCGCCAGCACCGAGCGGCAGGGCGTCCACAACGTCACGCTGGTCGTGACCGACCTCGAGGGCACCGCCCTCGGCTCCTCCGACCAGCTGCCGATCCGCGCCGCCCAGTTCAGCGTGGTGATCTGGGTGATCATCGGCGTCGGGCTGGCGCTGTTCGTCGGCGCGGTCGCGGTCCGGGTGGTGCGCACCGTGCGCACGCGACGCCGCGCCGCGGAGCAGGACGCCGGCCCCGAGGCGAACGCCGACACCACCGACACCGCTCCCGACTCCCAGGAGACCCCCGCATGA